In Necator americanus strain Aroian chromosome IV, whole genome shotgun sequence, the following proteins share a genomic window:
- a CDS encoding hypothetical protein (NECATOR_CHRIV.G13609.T2) — protein MRIRADSMSQSLGTSQLSGSVHVFVKRWTPSPNRQISVAPSARAVAFCSLGCPVDEEVFARLVVQNLRSDMKEYKLVVCGCGGVGKSALTVQFVQGLFVSSYDATIEDSYRKHFTVDGEECRLEILDTAGTEQFSGMRDLYVRNGHGFILVYSINDRSSLNELKEIRDTIVRLKQHANIPMVVVGNKTDLPRMIPTSAGRDLSKLFGCSFYEASAKLNENVSEIFTDCVRQISKVGSYSHTKKTLRLCKKTSPRDVSVKSKTSRKRSCCRVM, from the exons ATGAGAATTAGAGCAGACAGCATGTCACAATCACTCGGTACATCACAGCTATCGGGATCAGTCCACGTTTTT GTGAAGCGATGGACTCCGTCACCGAATCGTCAAATATCCGTCGCGCCGAGTGCACGTGCTGTCGCATTCTGCTCACTGGGCTGTCCTGTAGACGAGGAGGTGTTTGCCCG acTCGTGGTTCAAAACCTGAGATCCGATATGAAGGAGTACAAACTAGTTGTATGCGGCTGTGGTGGAGTTGGAAAAAGTGCACtg ACTGTGCAATTCGTTCAAGGATTGTTCGTGAGTTCGTATGACGCGACAATCGAGGACAGTTATCGCAAGCATTTTACCGTCGATGGAGAAGAATGCCGGCTAGAAATCCTGGACACGGCCGGTACG GAACAATTTAGTGGTATGCGAGATTTGTATGTTCGAAATGGGCATGGATTTATTTTGGTGTATTCAATCAATGATCGAAGTTCTCTGAACGAACTCAAAGAGATTCGTGACACAATTGTGCGTCTCAAGCAACATGCAAAT ATCCCTATGGTTGTCGTTGGAAACAAGACCGATCTGCCGAGGATGATACCTACCAGCGCTGGACGAGATCTTAGCAAACTTTTTGGTTGCTCCTTTTATGAAGCTAGCGCTAAGCTGAACGAAAATGTTTCAGAG ATTTTTACGGATTGTGTACGACAAATAAGCAAAGTTGGATCGTACTCACATACGAAGAAAACTCTCCGACTATGTAAGAAGACTTCACCAAGAGACGTTTCGGTGAAATCAAAAACGAGTCGAAAAAGAAGTTGTTGTCGGGTCATGTAG
- a CDS encoding hypothetical protein (NECATOR_CHRIV.G13608.T1), which yields MVPPYPTAVSTAPLPSAAAYATVPASCGFDPTIVYSSLVNSIIYIYFILSILLLLLLLLLLLLLLLLLLLLLLLLLFLLLLLLLLLLLLLLLLLLLLLLLLLLLLLLLLLLLLLLLLLLLLLLLLLLLLLLLLLLLLLLLLLLLLLLLLLLLLLLLLLLLLLLLLLLLLLLLLLLLLLLLLLLLLLLLLLLLLLLLLLLLLLLLLLLLLLLLLLLLLLLLLLLLLLLLLLLLLLLLLLLLLLLLLLLLLLLLLLLLLLLLLLLLLLLLLLLLLLLLLLLLLLFIYIIYYLYIILYFLLS from the exons atggtcccaccctacccaaccgctgtctccaccgcaccgcttccgagcgcggccgcttacgcaacggtccctgcttcatgtggttttgacccaactatagtgTACTCG TCACTCGTAAATtccattatatatatatattttatattatctatattattattattattattattattattattattattattattattattattattattattattattattattattattcttattattattattattattattattattattattattattattattattattattattattattattattattattattattattattattattattattattattattattattattattattattattattattattattattattattattattattattattattattattattattattattattattattattattattattattattattattattattattattattattattattattattattattattattattattattattattattattattattattattattattattattattattattattattattattattattattattattattattattattattattattattattattattattattattattattattattattattattattattattattattattattattattattattattattattattattattattattattattattattattattattattattattattattattattattattattattattattattattattattattattattattattattattattattattattattattattattattattattattattattattattattattattatttatttacattatatattatttatacatCATACTATATTTTTTGCTCTCGTAA
- a CDS encoding hypothetical protein (NECATOR_CHRIV.G13609.T3), whose product MKEYKLVVCGCGGVGKSALTVQFVQGLFVSSYDATIEDSYRKHFTVDGEECRLEILDTAGTEQFSGMRDLYVRNGHGFILVYSINDRSSLNELKEIRDTIVRLKQHANIPMVVVGNKTDLPRMIPTSAGRDLSKLFGCSFYEASAKLNENVSEIFTDCVRQISKVGSYSHTKKTLRLCKKTSPRDVSHQPSGMNAYRIRQDMWMHQTPAEDDKDDNHAKQVGLGCPSHGQRNDHIRMYQIHLSRSEKVHEERPNLRAGQEVTSAWEAYESIEDVVKKTWNT is encoded by the exons ATGAAGGAGTACAAACTAGTTGTATGCGGCTGTGGTGGAGTTGGAAAAAGTGCACtg ACTGTGCAATTCGTTCAAGGATTGTTCGTGAGTTCGTATGACGCGACAATCGAGGACAGTTATCGCAAGCATTTTACCGTCGATGGAGAAGAATGCCGGCTAGAAATCCTGGACACGGCCGGTACG GAACAATTTAGTGGTATGCGAGATTTGTATGTTCGAAATGGGCATGGATTTATTTTGGTGTATTCAATCAATGATCGAAGTTCTCTGAACGAACTCAAAGAGATTCGTGACACAATTGTGCGTCTCAAGCAACATGCAAAT ATCCCTATGGTTGTCGTTGGAAACAAGACCGATCTGCCGAGGATGATACCTACCAGCGCTGGACGAGATCTTAGCAAACTTTTTGGTTGCTCCTTTTATGAAGCTAGCGCTAAGCTGAACGAAAATGTTTCAGAG ATTTTTACGGATTGTGTACGACAAATAAGCAAAGTTGGATCGTACTCACATACGAAGAAAACTCTCCGACTATGTAAGAAGACTTCACCAAGAGACGTTTCG catcaaCCAAGCGGAATGAATGCTTACCGGATTCGACAagacatgtggatgcatcagACTCCAGCTGAAGACGATAAAGACGATAATCATGCAAAACAGGTGGGTCTTGGATGTCCCAGTCACGGTCAACGGAATGACCATATCCGAATGTACCAGATACATTTATCCAGGTCGGAAAAAGtacatgaagaacgacctaATCTCCGGGCTGGGCAGGAAGTAACGAGCGCTTGGGAAGCTTAtgagagcatcgaggatgtagtgaagaaaacaTGGAACACCTga
- a CDS encoding hypothetical protein (NECATOR_CHRIV.G13607.T1), producing the protein MRILYLKSVLPQIREVMPLRRQTFWSSSVSLRFAPGAGNGDVCAAAHTDSYAAMNVFMVAPCSRHRCCVGCVTLRDAVPLICVAELVVIGLSSLIAVDLYLTNGRLFYTKEIEGEGRTIAVAFAVFLAISLPVIIFTLTVWHYRKPYLYVIHVLWQWTVLEVLMYFTYNILQRTFSPEVRQRTGFLLPSAIVLSITGIVAVWVQSWWLFVFVDAMFFESAPNGKRSRRPHKNSTCEYDNVDEDSAGPESRRHSFTIPIVKVDRTKSLETASLGGQRRMTLSKMDEIPESGDVVDV; encoded by the exons atgcgaatactctacctgaaatccgtactacctcaaattcgtgaggtgatgcctttaagacgaCAGACATTTTG GTCGTCGTCCGTTTCTTTGCGATTTGCACCCGGTGCTGGCAACGGTGACGTATGCGCTGCGGCTCATACGGATAGCTAT GCAGCAATGAATGTGTTTATGGTCGCGCCATGTTCGCGACACCGCTGCTGTGTCGGCTGCGTAACGTTGCGCGACGCTGTGCCGCTTATCTGTGTCGCTGAACTCGTCGTGATag GATTGTCCAGTCTTATCGCCGTTGATTTGTACTTAACCAATGGTCGACTGTTCTatacaaaagaaattgagGGAGAAGGAAGGACGATCGCCGTGGCGTTCGCTGTATTTCTAGCAATATCGCTTCCAGTTATCA ttttcacaTTAACCGTTTGGCACTACCGAAAACCCTACCTTTATGTAATCCACGTCCTTTGGCAG TGGACTGTACTGGAAGTGCTCATGTACTTCACATACAATATTCTGCAGCGAACGTTCTCACCTGAAGTTCGACAGCGAACAGGGTTTCTACTTCCATCAGCGATCGTGCTTTCAATCACTGGTATCGTTGCTGTATGGGTGCAAAGCTGGTG GTTATTTGTGTTTGTGGATGCGATGTTCTTTGAGTCAGCACCGAATGGGAAACGGAGCCGACGTCCTCACAAAAATTCTACATGCGAGTACGAT AACGTCGACGAGGATTCCGCTGGACCCGAAAGTAGGAGGCATTCGTTTACAATTCCCATCGTAAAG GTGGACAGGACGAAGTCACTCGAAACCGCTTCCTTAGGCGGTCAACGACGGATGACTCTGTCGAAGATGGACGAGATCCCGGAATCAGGAGATGTAGTAGACGTGTAA
- a CDS encoding hypothetical protein (NECATOR_CHRIV.G13609.T1), with amino-acid sequence MRKLEWDDMGVKHQPSGMNAYRIRQDMWMHQTPAEDDKDDNHAKQVGLGCPSHGQRNDHIRMYQIHLSRSEKVHEERPNLRAGQEVTSAWEAYESIEDVVKKTWNT; translated from the exons atgcgaaagttggaatgggacgacatgggagtgaag catcaaCCAAGCGGAATGAATGCTTACCGGATTCGACAagacatgtggatgcatcagACTCCAGCTGAAGACGATAAAGACGATAATCATGCAAAACAGGTGGGTCTTGGATGTCCCAGTCACGGTCAACGGAATGACCATATCCGAATGTACCAGATACATTTATCCAGGTCGGAAAAAGtacatgaagaacgacctaATCTCCGGGCTGGGCAGGAAGTAACGAGCGCTTGGGAAGCTTAtgagagcatcgaggatgtagtgaagaaaacaTGGAACACCTga
- a CDS encoding hypothetical protein (NECATOR_CHRIV.G13607.T2) — MGLSSLIAVDLYLTNGRLFYTKEIEGEGRTIAVAFAVFLAISLPVIIFTLTVWHYRKPYLYVIHVLWQWTVLEVLMYFTYNILQRTFSPEVRQRTGFLLPSAIVLSITGIVAVWVQSWWLFVFVDAMFFESAPNGKRSRRPHKNSTCEYDNVDEDSAGPESRRHSFTIPIVKVDRTKSLETASLGGQRRMTLSKMDEIPESGDVVDV; from the exons atgg GATTGTCCAGTCTTATCGCCGTTGATTTGTACTTAACCAATGGTCGACTGTTCTatacaaaagaaattgagGGAGAAGGAAGGACGATCGCCGTGGCGTTCGCTGTATTTCTAGCAATATCGCTTCCAGTTATCA ttttcacaTTAACCGTTTGGCACTACCGAAAACCCTACCTTTATGTAATCCACGTCCTTTGGCAG TGGACTGTACTGGAAGTGCTCATGTACTTCACATACAATATTCTGCAGCGAACGTTCTCACCTGAAGTTCGACAGCGAACAGGGTTTCTACTTCCATCAGCGATCGTGCTTTCAATCACTGGTATCGTTGCTGTATGGGTGCAAAGCTGGTG GTTATTTGTGTTTGTGGATGCGATGTTCTTTGAGTCAGCACCGAATGGGAAACGGAGCCGACGTCCTCACAAAAATTCTACATGCGAGTACGAT AACGTCGACGAGGATTCCGCTGGACCCGAAAGTAGGAGGCATTCGTTTACAATTCCCATCGTAAAG GTGGACAGGACGAAGTCACTCGAAACCGCTTCCTTAGGCGGTCAACGACGGATGACTCTGTCGAAGATGGACGAGATCCCGGAATCAGGAGATGTAGTAGACGTGTAA
- a CDS encoding hypothetical protein (NECATOR_CHRIV.G13610.T1) encodes MTSQPSSRILPDVPCRVCQDHSSGKHYGIFSCDGCAGFFKRSIRRHRQYVCKNKGGCEEGRCIVDKTHRNQCRACRLRKCLEIGMNKEAVQHERGPRNSSLRRQNMLLEHPRLTLSPDLGSDSDASPPCVEKLPEVAARVFFQLITWTRYQLPFACLPLERQIATFQQCWPALFVLTCGERPFITSQQVLAESTDFLKEKAEVAECFEKMESLRLDAREHAMLRTYALMKDTPTAYQLGFQLAAYHQVVHRSDPLRFLKCLDVLSISADSLVAVLFRPSIGDASMSRLIADILNPRRAAADAAPAVPLRDAPPPATTTTTTRTTDFCVEGLLGRASTSPSTSTPDMSLGRRHETGIVSPESLSGTEEA; translated from the exons ATGACTTCTCAACCAAGCA GTCGAATTTTACCGGATGTACCGTGTCGTGTATGTCAGGATCATAGTTCCGGGAAACATTATGGAATTTTCTCTTGTGATGGATGTGctggattttttaaa CGATCGATCAGACGACATAGACAATATGtttgtaaaaataaaggagGTTGTGAGGAGGGACGCTGCATCGTGGATAAAACACATCGAAATCAGTGCCG AGCATGTCGTCTACGAAAATGTTTGGAAATTGGAATGAATAAGGAAGCAGTGCAACATGAACGTGGCCCGAGGAATTCGAGTTTACGACGGCAGAATATGTTGCTCGAACATCCACGGCTGACACtttct CCTGACCTTGGCTCAGACTCTGACGCCTCTCCACCATGCGTGGAAAAGTTACCTGAAGTCGCTGCGCGAGTGTTTTTTCAGTTGATCACTTGGACACGGTACCAGTTACCGTTTGCCTGCTTACCACTTGAGAGACAA ATCGCGACTTTTCAACAATGTTGGCCTGCTCTATTTGTGCTCACGTGTGGAGAACGGCCGTTCATCACATCCCAACAAGTACTCGCAGAATCCacggattttttaaaggagaaagCAGAG gTGGCCGAATGTTTCGAGAAAATGGAGTCATTGAGGTTGGATGCTAGGGAACACGCAATGTTACGTACTTATGCACTAATGAAAG ACACACCAACCGCCTATCAGCTCGGATTTCAACTGGCGGCCTATCATCAAGTTGTCCATCGATCAGATCCGCTACGATTTTTGAA gtgCCTGGATGTGCTGTCGATTTCCGCCGACTCACTGGTCGCAGTTCTCTTTCGTCCATCCATCGGTGACGCGTCGATGAGCCGACTCATCGCCGACATACTAAATCCACGTCGAGCCGCTGCGGATGCGGCGCCCGCGGTGCCGCTTCGGGACGCGCCACCGCcagcgacgacgacgacgacgacgaggacCACCGATTTTTGTGTGGAGGGGTTGCTGGGCCGGGCGAGCACTTCTCCGTCCACATCCACACCGGATATGTCGCTGGGTCGACGGCACGAGACCGGTATTGTTAGTCCTGAAAGCCTTAGTGGAACCGAAGAAGCGTAG
- a CDS encoding hypothetical protein (NECATOR_CHRIV.G13606.T1), which produces MDGTERTYGLILKTYLEEEKNADNLVKQQQQLPDYITQGSNPNSYRIVIELENRSTRTTKDRFCRRRRIEEDHDGKVATSAAEPAVMLYSDMTARHIDTIDNHPSMQCAMFTMSVYHSVPSFYVCHNCLDPEAVGLRLKEQRNSGFEASERSEQLLLRGVLESQKQGLKLAAGDRSDLRAAACRASYSSYRIKWLYIQLVFELQHFFVDSCHQEDERTFLVFYRREAL; this is translated from the exons ATGGATGGAACGGAGCGGACGTATGGATTAATTCTGAAAACATACCTCgaggaggagaaaaatgcGGATAATCTCGTCAAGCAGCAACAACAACTACCCGATTATATCACGCAAGGAAGTAATCCTAACTCCTATCGGATTGTAAT AGAGCTTGAGAATCGCTCCACAAGGACGACGAAGGACAGATTTTGCCGCCGGCGAAGAATCGAAGAAGACCACGACGGAAAAGTGGCGACGAGCGCCGCCGAACCGGCCGTGATGCTCTATTCCGACATGACAGCCAGACATATTGACACG ATTGATAATCATCCGTCAATGCAATGTGCCATGTTCACCATGAGTGTCTATCACAGTGTTCCATCTTTCTATGTATGTCACAACTGCTTGGATCCAGAAGCTGTGGGGCTGAGACTCAAAGAGCAACGTAACAGCGGATTTGAGGCCAGTGAAAGAAGTGAACAGCTTTTACTCCGAGGTGTGCTTGAAAGCCAGAAACAA GGCCTCAAGTTGGCCGCCGGTGATCGAAGCGACTTGCGCGCGGCCGCATGTCGTGCATCTTATTCCAGTTACCGCATCAAATGGTTgtacatccagctggtgttcgaactgcagcacttctttgttgattcatgtcatcaggaagacgaacgaactttcctggtattctatcggcgcgaagcgcttTGA